In Lewinellaceae bacterium, a single window of DNA contains:
- a CDS encoding ABC transporter permease, with protein MHFLMIIFRVFSDSIAQAFQQLRSNRMRSFLSLLGISIGIFCIIGVLSAVDSLEDNVRGSLEKLGSDVVYVKKWPWRDASGDWWKLIKRPNPDYQDYEVIQEKSRTAALTSFHVVIGFKTVKFGSSSVEGAVLIGSSYEFDEMFKLEYYKGRYFSTNEYHYGSNKIVLGYNVAEELFANIEPIGKTIKMMGRKYEVIGVIEKAGDDLLNPLNFDDCVLVSYPNARNLANLKATQIFDTSVTAKAAENASMQQLKDELKGILRAKRRLKPMEDDDFSLNELSMISSVFDSFFGVLNLIGIIIGLFAMLVGIVSVANIMFVSVKERTNIIGIKKALGAKSYVILLEFLIESVILCLIGGLFGLVLVSTIIKILSNAIEFDMYLSFGNMVLGVTVSVIVGIVSGVIPALQAARMDPVDAMRQG; from the coding sequence ATGCATTTTCTTATGATCATCTTCAGGGTTTTTTCCGATAGTATTGCCCAGGCTTTCCAGCAGTTGCGTTCCAACCGGATGCGCAGTTTCCTCTCTCTTTTGGGAATATCCATTGGCATCTTCTGCATCATCGGCGTGCTGTCGGCCGTAGACTCTCTGGAAGACAACGTGCGCGGCAGCCTGGAAAAACTGGGCAGCGACGTGGTGTACGTGAAAAAATGGCCGTGGCGGGATGCCAGCGGAGACTGGTGGAAACTCATCAAACGGCCCAACCCCGACTACCAGGATTACGAGGTGATCCAGGAGAAATCCCGCACAGCAGCGCTGACGTCCTTCCACGTCGTGATCGGGTTCAAAACCGTAAAATTCGGCAGCAGCAGCGTAGAAGGCGCGGTGCTCATCGGCTCTTCATACGAGTTTGACGAGATGTTCAAACTCGAATACTACAAGGGCCGGTACTTCTCTACCAATGAATACCACTACGGCAGCAACAAGATCGTGCTGGGATACAACGTGGCGGAGGAACTGTTCGCCAACATCGAGCCCATCGGCAAAACAATCAAGATGATGGGCCGCAAATACGAGGTCATCGGGGTGATCGAAAAAGCCGGCGACGACCTGCTCAACCCCCTCAATTTTGATGACTGCGTCCTGGTTTCCTACCCCAACGCCCGCAACCTGGCCAACCTCAAAGCCACTCAAATCTTCGACACTTCCGTGACCGCCAAGGCCGCCGAAAACGCCAGCATGCAGCAGCTCAAAGACGAGCTCAAGGGCATATTGCGCGCCAAGCGCCGGCTAAAACCTATGGAAGACGACGACTTTTCCCTCAACGAGCTGTCTATGATCTCCAGCGTATTCGACAGCTTTTTCGGCGTGCTCAACCTCATCGGCATCATCATCGGCCTGTTCGCCATGCTGGTCGGCATCGTGAGCGTAGCCAACATCATGTTCGTTTCCGTCAAAGAGCGCACCAATATCATCGGCATCAAGAAGGCGCTGGGGGCCAAGAGCTACGTCATCCTCCTGGAATTTTTGATCGAATCCGTCATTCTCTGCCTGATCGGCGGCCTCTTTGGCCTGGTGCTGGTGTCCACCATCATTAAAATCCTCTCCAACGCCATCGAATTCGACATGTACCTGTCTTTCGGCAATATGGTGCTGGGCGTTACCGTATCCGTAATCGTCGGCATCGTTTCCGGCGTCATCCCCGCCCTGCAGGCCGCCCGGATGGACCCGGTGGATGCGATGCGGCAGGGGTAA
- a CDS encoding TonB-dependent receptor plug domain-containing protein yields the protein MKRYYFFNLLLLLSLGLAGCAGPYPSGQTDERRSALEQQDTLYIENAWTLADYLRRTPGVNVNGNNISIRGGGSPLFIIDGTWVGNSYSSAANLVNVEDIASVEVLKNPSETALYGRYGGNGVIIIHTRGANPKAGKYQ from the coding sequence ATGAAACGATATTATTTTTTCAACCTCCTTCTCTTGTTGAGCCTGGGCTTGGCAGGCTGTGCCGGGCCTTACCCTTCCGGGCAAACAGACGAACGTCGGTCGGCTTTGGAACAACAGGATACCCTTTACATCGAAAATGCATGGACCTTGGCGGACTACCTTCGCCGTACCCCGGGCGTGAATGTCAACGGCAACAATATTAGTATTCGCGGCGGCGGCTCGCCTTTGTTCATCATCGACGGCACCTGGGTGGGCAACAGCTATTCTTCGGCTGCCAATCTGGTAAATGTCGAAGACATTGCCTCGGTCGAGGTGCTGAAAAACCCTTCCGAAACGGCCCTCTACGGGCGTTATGGCGGCAACGGGGTGATCATCATTCACACCAGAGGGGCGAATCCCAAAGCGGGGAAGTATCAATGA
- a CDS encoding NAD(P)/FAD-dependent oxidoreductase: MKINIPESDKKRVVIVGGGFAGLKLALKLARRPEYQIVLLDKNNYHQFQPLFYQVAMAGLEPSSISFPLRKAFSRKDDVYIRVTEVLSVDTANKQLGTSLGICNYDHLVLAIGADTNFFGNQKMAELAIPMKSVSEALFLRNRILSDFEKALSITDYEERQGLMDIVVVGGGPTGVEVSGALAEMKRYVFPKDYPELNTDEIDIYLMQGSGQLLEGMSEQSSQKSLEFLTQLGVKVRLNTLVTDFDGQYVHTNNGETIRARKVIWAAGVTGTKLKGMPDSSLTHGNRIKVNRFNQVEGVEEVYAIGDIAYMEEEKYPKGHPQVAQVAMQQAQTLAKNFHRRHQGKEPLPFSYHDLGSMATVGRNRAVVDLPRFKFQGAFAWLVWLFVHLFQILGVKNKVFVFINWVWNYFTYDQSLRLIIRPRVPKSGDVEVEP, encoded by the coding sequence ATGAAGATCAACATCCCCGAATCCGATAAAAAACGCGTCGTCATCGTCGGCGGCGGCTTTGCCGGGCTGAAGCTGGCCCTGAAACTGGCCCGCCGGCCGGAATATCAAATCGTTTTGCTGGACAAGAACAACTACCATCAGTTTCAGCCCTTGTTTTACCAGGTAGCCATGGCGGGGCTCGAACCCAGCTCCATCTCCTTCCCCCTGCGAAAAGCTTTCAGCAGGAAAGACGACGTTTACATCCGGGTCACGGAAGTGCTGTCGGTGGATACGGCCAACAAGCAGTTGGGAACCTCGCTAGGCATTTGCAACTACGACCACCTCGTGCTGGCCATCGGCGCCGACACCAATTTTTTCGGCAATCAAAAAATGGCGGAGCTGGCCATCCCCATGAAGTCGGTCTCCGAAGCCCTTTTCCTGCGCAACCGCATCCTGTCCGATTTTGAAAAGGCTCTCTCCATCACCGATTACGAAGAGCGGCAGGGCTTGATGGACATCGTGGTAGTGGGCGGCGGCCCGACCGGCGTGGAGGTCTCGGGCGCCCTGGCGGAAATGAAGCGCTATGTCTTTCCCAAAGACTATCCGGAGCTAAACACCGACGAGATCGACATCTACCTGATGCAGGGCTCCGGCCAACTGCTGGAAGGCATGTCGGAGCAATCGTCCCAAAAATCGCTGGAATTTCTCACTCAACTGGGGGTTAAGGTGCGGCTGAACACACTGGTAACCGATTTCGACGGCCAATACGTGCACACGAACAACGGGGAAACCATCCGCGCCCGCAAGGTGATCTGGGCGGCAGGCGTCACGGGAACCAAATTGAAAGGCATGCCAGACTCCTCCCTCACCCATGGCAACCGCATAAAAGTCAACCGCTTCAATCAGGTAGAAGGCGTGGAGGAGGTGTACGCCATTGGCGACATCGCCTACATGGAGGAAGAAAAGTATCCCAAGGGGCACCCGCAGGTCGCCCAGGTGGCCATGCAGCAGGCCCAAACCCTGGCGAAGAACTTCCACCGGCGCCACCAGGGAAAAGAACCGCTTCCTTTTTCCTACCACGACCTGGGCTCCATGGCTACCGTCGGGCGCAACCGCGCCGTGGTAGACCTGCCGCGCTTTAAATTCCAGGGGGCTTTCGCCTGGCTGGTCTGGCTCTTTGTCCACCTTTTTCAAATCCTCGGGGTTAAGAACAAAGTATTCGTCTTTATCAACTGGGTCTGGAACTACTTCACTTACGACCAGTCGCTGCGCCTCATCATCCGTCCCCGGGTGCCCAAAAGCGGCGATGTGGAGGTGGAACCCTGA
- a CDS encoding deoxynucleoside kinase → METPLPYHFIVVEGNIGAGKTTLCRMLSEDYNYRLILEEFADNPFLPHFYKNPERYAFPVELFFMTERHKQLQAELSQRNLFQQSIVSDYLFVKTLLFARNNLMEEEYRLFQRLFNILNASFPKPDLLVYLHRSVDNLMDNIRRRGRSYEQEIAPEYLQQIQTAYFDFFKTNDHIPILIIDLEQIDFLQHRAYYDKILEVLRKPYHPGVHRVRVF, encoded by the coding sequence ATGGAGACCCCTCTTCCATACCATTTCATCGTTGTAGAAGGCAACATCGGCGCCGGCAAGACGACCCTTTGCCGAATGCTTTCGGAAGACTACAACTACCGGCTCATCCTCGAGGAGTTTGCCGACAACCCATTCCTTCCGCATTTTTACAAGAACCCCGAGCGTTATGCCTTCCCGGTAGAACTCTTCTTCATGACCGAGCGCCACAAGCAGTTGCAGGCGGAGCTCTCCCAGCGCAACCTGTTCCAGCAGTCCATTGTTTCCGATTACCTGTTTGTCAAGACCCTGCTCTTTGCCCGCAACAACCTCATGGAGGAGGAATACCGGTTGTTTCAGCGCCTGTTCAACATCCTCAACGCCAGCTTTCCCAAACCCGACCTGCTGGTCTACCTGCACCGGTCGGTCGACAACCTGATGGACAACATCCGCCGGCGCGGCCGCAGCTACGAACAGGAGATCGCCCCGGAATACCTGCAACAGATACAAACCGCCTATTTCGATTTTTTCAAAACCAACGACCATATCCCCATCCTCATCATCGACCTGGAGCAGATCGACTTCCTCCAACACCGGGCGTATTATGATAAAATCCTGGAGGTGCTGCGCAAGCCGTACCATCCGGGGGTGCACCGGGTAAGGGTTTTTTGA
- the xseB gene encoding exodeoxyribonuclease VII small subunit produces the protein MKLTYEEALQELQQIVAQLQEDAVSVDELSEKVKRAAELIAYCREKLRKTEESLEGLLE, from the coding sequence ATGAAACTAACCTACGAAGAAGCCCTGCAGGAACTCCAGCAGATCGTCGCCCAGCTCCAGGAAGACGCCGTCAGCGTAGATGAACTGTCTGAGAAAGTAAAACGGGCGGCGGAGCTTATTGCTTACTGCCGGGAGAAACTCAGAAAAACAGAGGAAAGCCTGGAGGGGCTTTTGGAATGA
- the folK gene encoding 2-amino-4-hydroxy-6-hydroxymethyldihydropteridine diphosphokinase, which translates to MKANQIYLHTGTNLGDREANLKRANERIMEEIGPIEKASRVYRTKAWGITDQPDFLNQALLVSTHLSPFELLEKIQDIERRMGRAREIKWGERIIDIDILFYNDEIIDTENLTIPHPYLHYRNFVLLPLMDIAPGLLHPGFGLTVAELYANSEDKLLVEVVK; encoded by the coding sequence ATGAAGGCAAACCAAATATATTTACATACCGGAACCAACCTTGGGGACCGGGAGGCTAACCTGAAACGGGCCAACGAGCGGATAATGGAGGAGATTGGGCCTATTGAAAAGGCTTCCAGGGTTTACCGGACCAAGGCGTGGGGCATTACCGACCAGCCGGATTTTCTGAACCAGGCCCTGCTGGTCAGCACCCACCTGTCTCCCTTTGAGTTGCTGGAAAAGATACAGGATATAGAACGCCGCATGGGGCGGGCCCGGGAGATCAAATGGGGCGAACGCATCATCGATATCGATATCCTGTTTTACAATGACGAGATCATAGATACCGAAAACCTGACGATCCCTCACCCCTACCTGCACTACCGAAATTTCGTGCTGCTTCCGCTGATGGACATAGCCCCCGGCCTGCTGCATCCCGGTTTTGGCCTGACCGTAGCGGAGTTGTACGCCAATTCGGAGGACAAGCTGTTGGTGGAGGTGGTGAAATAA
- a CDS encoding gliding motility-associated C-terminal domain-containing protein, with translation MRITLLSMFFLFLTSALAAQAPANDNCAGAIDLGVLPMDCSGEIYNNVNATPGNLGVLGSVPNCFNGGNVNRDVYFTFTTNDTLVDVSIILQGTQMGPNGLITNPQVAIYRGDCSGLAFLGFCRSAAAGDNQLQLDVLGLTPNTTYYLVVNDYSATASPNSGDFTLCVEEYVPAINIGDEPGSTACFGTLYDDGGLDGDYSPNQNLTFVIEPAEFHQCIEISMVDFQTENNFDRIRFYAGPNANAPLIASITGFSNGQPFVIQAGSSAVTVEFVSDGSLQESGFELTWSCSPVACDGSSADTPIPISGLPFNQGGFSSCDDASNFVGTPCNTAPFLNGPEVVFAYESTGGFCADVAVTGAAGGTGIVVLDGPPNVAGTLCLAQSPGGTANSVDFQNPGTYYIIVGNAQGCTNFGLSITESNCSLNPSLQGSLCNPLNGCVNPNGLPSTFVFNQGFEDIDFNSGVNNGCWVNTGSAQPNYYWFSIEAQADGPFGFIVQAANPGEASDIDFNVWGPFTRQQVCEAPQSVQDFIENNQPVRSSWAAGTEPTGLALVNALGEPVTDPYDCAPVPGANGDDFASVIMAQEGEVYLVLINDWGNQIASGAISVDWAPSDPPVLGALSTSLIQMDTAICAGESVQLLLDDPVGDITWTGGEGTLSCTNCPDPVATPTETTTYLAIIETVCYIDTVEVTVQVFAVDAGPDVTVCRNEEIQIQAGSDFTNAAYLWTAPAGVSLSCTDCPAPFVTANDAGDYTISVVLSGIGCTLGDEMVLTVLDGVAPDYNISDDLQICIGESVNIGGEPVQAVNYSWTSNPAGFSANVSNPQVTPDTTTTYYLQAVGPDCPVPSFDSVRVEVFLPPLLNIRGDTSVCQGDAVAMGNTLIESGVAYAWTGPPTIEDAADPNSVVFPENSGVYTLTAVRGACTEVASFNMIVTPIDIEILDAGMAPIPDTVRICLGTEVALNSSITPADSIPLWTSTQPGFDTLLASSLTVSPVSQATYYAEIGLSNGCFRIDSVVILVDSLPSNLAIMPEDTTVCEGALVLLTSPIYEPSDFPEIEFLWTPSDGQETPDSLYNMVIRAQAEDSIVYRRITTSGVCIDTSLATINVNPTPEVSIVPNDTLICAGELVQLTGTVDKLATEFEWIAGGESLSCTDCLNPVANPLATTTYTLEAKVEDCPGTASATIRVQGPPTILLNTQRAVCEGGSVQLNLAFDENATYTWTSTDPDFGTSTDPLLVVTPTAATTYFLTADNGICEPVSTEITIDVVPAPVLSAQVSADTICEGEPLVLSAQAENGQPGDLYIWTDANGNEIGDGPEISVSPNTTTTFNVRYVSSIGCGTLNETVSVTVLPAPVADPIENTAICFGESIQLSFGSNPTTTYTWTSTDPNFTDFNNPEPVVSPTQTTTYNLVAENGVCPAVQAEIVITVVPVPVLTAGISAPSICVGETVTLTAEVPGALPGDTFTWTDNGGNEVGTGQQVADAPLVPTDYTITYASSLGCGTLEETVSVDVLPVPVANPIGDTAICLGEFIQLSSGSDPNTIYTWTSTDPNFTDFNNPEPVVSPTQTTTYTLVAENGVCPAVQAEITIEVIGEVTLSIDVSDDELCFSEEATLTAVVAGGGSGDTFTWEGSDGSTFSGNPIAVSPLGLTEYTLTYQDGGGCQTVTSTVSVDVEGEVAFDPNNPILVDPDSVSIFFIGEQVFLTANYTTDLPGPLSFSWTRNDSLVASGQGLESIGQTMLISGDNIYEVTITTPNGCVYTASVNVEVEEPQVAVPNAFSPNGDAMNDFFNIAFEGNPGNLTILEFKVFNRWGQLVYDNENPGRGWDGTFNGKPQPTEVYFYMISVGLANGEAHSESPFRGDVTLLR, from the coding sequence ATGAGAATAACGTTACTTTCCATGTTCTTTCTGTTTCTAACCTCGGCTCTTGCAGCACAAGCGCCGGCCAACGACAATTGTGCAGGCGCCATCGATCTCGGAGTGTTGCCGATGGACTGTTCGGGCGAAATTTACAACAACGTAAATGCAACGCCCGGCAACCTCGGCGTCCTGGGCAGTGTCCCCAATTGCTTTAATGGAGGAAATGTTAACCGGGATGTCTATTTCACCTTTACGACCAATGACACCCTGGTGGATGTCTCCATCATTCTCCAGGGAACGCAAATGGGCCCCAACGGCCTGATTACGAACCCTCAGGTAGCCATCTACCGGGGCGATTGCAGCGGGCTGGCCTTCCTGGGCTTTTGCCGGTCGGCGGCAGCGGGCGACAACCAACTGCAGCTCGATGTGCTGGGGCTGACCCCCAATACGACTTATTATCTGGTCGTCAACGATTATTCGGCTACGGCCTCGCCCAATTCCGGCGACTTCACCCTCTGCGTCGAAGAGTACGTGCCGGCCATCAATATCGGAGACGAGCCGGGCTCCACCGCCTGCTTCGGCACGTTATATGACGACGGCGGGCTGGATGGGGATTATTCTCCCAACCAAAACCTCACCTTCGTCATCGAACCGGCGGAGTTCCACCAATGCATCGAAATCTCCATGGTCGATTTCCAAACGGAAAACAACTTCGACCGGATTAGATTCTATGCCGGCCCTAATGCCAATGCGCCGCTGATCGCCAGCATTACCGGATTCAGCAACGGGCAGCCCTTTGTGATACAGGCCGGCTCATCGGCGGTGACGGTGGAGTTTGTTTCCGACGGCTCCTTGCAAGAGTCCGGCTTCGAGCTGACCTGGTCCTGCAGCCCGGTGGCCTGCGACGGCTCCTCCGCCGATACCCCCATCCCGATCAGCGGCCTGCCCTTCAACCAGGGCGGGTTCTCTTCTTGCGACGACGCTTCCAACTTCGTGGGCACGCCTTGCAACACAGCCCCATTCCTGAATGGCCCGGAAGTCGTTTTTGCCTATGAATCAACCGGCGGCTTCTGCGCGGATGTGGCGGTCACCGGCGCTGCCGGCGGCACGGGGATCGTGGTACTGGACGGCCCGCCGAACGTGGCGGGCACCCTCTGCCTGGCCCAGAGCCCCGGCGGCACGGCCAATTCGGTTGATTTCCAGAATCCCGGAACGTACTACATCATCGTTGGCAATGCCCAGGGCTGTACCAATTTCGGGCTGTCCATTACCGAGTCGAACTGCAGCCTGAACCCATCCCTGCAGGGGTCTCTCTGCAACCCCCTGAACGGATGCGTCAACCCCAACGGCCTGCCTTCAACTTTTGTCTTTAACCAGGGCTTTGAAGATATTGATTTTAACTCCGGCGTCAACAACGGCTGCTGGGTCAATACCGGCTCGGCCCAGCCGAACTACTACTGGTTTTCCATTGAAGCCCAGGCCGACGGCCCCTTCGGCTTTATCGTGCAGGCCGCCAACCCGGGAGAAGCATCGGATATCGACTTCAACGTCTGGGGGCCGTTCACGCGCCAGCAGGTGTGCGAAGCCCCGCAATCGGTGCAGGACTTCATCGAGAACAACCAGCCGGTCCGCTCTTCCTGGGCAGCCGGGACGGAACCCACCGGCCTGGCGCTGGTCAACGCCCTCGGAGAACCAGTAACCGACCCCTATGATTGCGCACCGGTGCCCGGCGCCAACGGCGACGACTTCGCTTCCGTCATCATGGCTCAGGAAGGGGAAGTCTATCTGGTGCTGATCAACGACTGGGGCAACCAGATCGCCAGCGGGGCCATATCGGTAGACTGGGCGCCTTCCGACCCTCCGGTGCTCGGTGCGCTTTCTACCTCCCTGATCCAGATGGATACAGCCATCTGTGCCGGAGAATCTGTGCAACTGCTGCTGGATGACCCGGTGGGGGATATCACCTGGACAGGCGGCGAAGGTACCTTGTCCTGCACGAACTGCCCCGACCCGGTTGCCACCCCAACGGAAACGACCACTTATCTGGCCATCATCGAGACGGTCTGTTACATCGACACGGTCGAGGTCACGGTTCAAGTGTTTGCCGTTGACGCCGGGCCGGATGTGACGGTCTGCCGCAACGAAGAGATACAGATTCAGGCCGGCAGCGATTTTACGAACGCTGCTTATCTATGGACGGCGCCCGCCGGGGTGAGCCTGAGCTGTACCGATTGCCCGGCGCCCTTTGTCACGGCCAATGATGCCGGCGACTACACTATTTCGGTGGTCCTCAGCGGCATCGGCTGCACCCTCGGCGACGAGATGGTGCTGACTGTGCTGGACGGAGTTGCGCCGGATTACAACATCAGCGATGATTTGCAAATCTGTATTGGCGAATCCGTCAACATCGGGGGAGAACCGGTTCAGGCGGTCAATTATTCCTGGACCTCCAACCCTGCCGGCTTCAGCGCCAATGTGTCCAACCCCCAGGTTACTCCGGATACGACCACCACGTACTACCTGCAGGCAGTGGGGCCAGACTGCCCGGTTCCCTCTTTCGACAGCGTGCGGGTAGAAGTTTTCCTGCCGCCTCTGCTGAACATCCGGGGGGATACCTCCGTTTGCCAGGGGGATGCCGTGGCGATGGGCAATACGCTGATAGAATCCGGCGTGGCTTATGCCTGGACCGGCCCGCCCACTATCGAAGATGCGGCTGACCCCAATTCAGTGGTTTTCCCGGAAAATTCAGGGGTTTATACCCTCACTGCCGTTCGCGGCGCCTGCACCGAAGTGGCGTCTTTCAATATGATCGTAACGCCTATCGATATAGAAATACTGGATGCCGGGATGGCGCCCATCCCCGACACGGTGCGCATCTGCCTGGGAACGGAAGTGGCGCTCAATTCCAGCATCACGCCGGCCGACAGCATACCGCTGTGGACGTCCACGCAGCCTGGTTTCGATACCCTGCTTGCTTCCAGCTTGACGGTAAGCCCGGTATCCCAGGCGACGTATTATGCGGAGATTGGCCTTTCCAATGGCTGTTTCCGGATCGATTCCGTGGTCATTCTCGTCGATTCGCTGCCGTCGAACCTGGCCATCATGCCAGAAGACACCACCGTCTGCGAGGGCGCGCTGGTGCTGCTCACCTCGCCCATCTATGAACCTTCCGATTTTCCGGAGATCGAATTCCTGTGGACCCCTTCCGATGGACAGGAGACGCCCGATTCGCTTTACAACATGGTGATCCGAGCGCAGGCTGAGGATTCGATCGTCTATCGGCGCATCACTACCAGCGGCGTTTGTATAGATACCAGCCTGGCCACCATCAACGTCAACCCTACGCCGGAGGTGAGTATTGTGCCGAATGACACCCTCATCTGCGCCGGTGAGCTGGTACAGCTCACCGGTACGGTTGACAAACTGGCTACTGAATTTGAGTGGATCGCCGGCGGAGAATCCCTAAGCTGTACGGATTGCCTCAATCCGGTGGCCAACCCGTTGGCGACGACGACTTATACGCTGGAAGCCAAGGTAGAGGATTGCCCGGGCACGGCCAGCGCCACCATTCGGGTGCAGGGTCCGCCGACTATCCTGCTGAATACCCAACGGGCCGTATGCGAGGGGGGGAGCGTTCAGCTCAACCTGGCTTTCGATGAAAACGCCACGTATACCTGGACGTCGACCGACCCTGACTTCGGGACGTCGACTGACCCTTTGCTGGTAGTAACGCCAACTGCGGCAACTACCTATTTCCTCACGGCTGACAATGGAATCTGTGAGCCGGTTTCCACCGAAATTACCATTGACGTAGTGCCCGCTCCGGTCCTGAGCGCCCAGGTTTCTGCGGATACCATCTGCGAAGGAGAACCGCTCGTCCTCAGCGCACAGGCGGAAAACGGCCAACCGGGCGACCTTTATATCTGGACGGACGCCAACGGCAACGAGATAGGGGATGGGCCGGAAATTTCCGTTTCGCCGAATACCACCACAACCTTTAACGTAAGATATGTCAGCAGCATCGGCTGTGGTACGCTCAATGAGACAGTGAGCGTAACGGTGTTGCCCGCACCGGTCGCCGACCCGATTGAAAATACGGCTATATGCTTTGGGGAATCCATTCAGTTGAGTTTCGGCTCGAATCCTACCACTACCTATACGTGGACGTCGACGGACCCCAACTTCACCGATTTCAACAACCCGGAACCGGTGGTCAGCCCCACCCAAACCACGACATATAACCTCGTCGCCGAGAATGGCGTTTGCCCGGCCGTACAGGCGGAGATCGTTATCACCGTAGTGCCTGTCCCCGTTTTGACGGCCGGGATATCCGCTCCATCCATCTGCGTGGGCGAAACGGTCACCCTCACTGCTGAGGTGCCGGGCGCGCTGCCGGGCGATACCTTCACCTGGACGGACAACGGCGGAAATGAGGTAGGCACGGGGCAGCAGGTTGCCGATGCTCCGCTGGTTCCTACGGACTACACGATAACCTATGCCAGCAGCCTCGGTTGCGGCACGCTGGAAGAAACGGTGAGTGTCGACGTCCTGCCGGTGCCGGTTGCCAACCCGATCGGCGATACGGCCATCTGCCTGGGTGAATTTATCCAGCTGAGTTCGGGTTCTGACCCCAACACCATCTACACGTGGACGTCGACGGACCCCAACTTCACCGATTTCAACAACCCGGAACCGGTGGTCAGCCCCACTCAAACCACGACGTATACCCTTGTGGCCGAGAATGGCGTTTGCCCGGCCGTGCAGGCGGAGATCACCATCGAAGTGATCGGGGAGGTGACGCTCTCCATCGACGTTTCCGACGATGAACTTTGTTTTAGCGAAGAAGCCACCCTGACGGCGGTAGTCGCCGGCGGCGGTTCGGGCGATACCTTCACCTGGGAGGGCAGCGACGGCAGTACCTTCAGCGGAAACCCGATTGCGGTATCTCCTTTGGGCCTGACCGAGTACACCCTTACCTACCAGGACGGCGGCGGCTGCCAAACCGTGACCAGCACGGTGTCTGTTGATGTGGAAGGGGAGGTCGCGTTTGACCCCAACAACCCCATCCTCGTCGACCCGGATTCCGTCAGTATCTTCTTCATCGGAGAGCAGGTTTTCCTGACGGCCAATTATACCACCGATCTGCCCGGCCCGCTGAGTTTCAGCTGGACCCGGAACGATTCCCTGGTTGCCTCCGGCCAGGGCCTGGAATCCATCGGGCAAACTATGCTGATATCGGGAGACAATATTTATGAAGTGACCATCACCACTCCTAACGGTTGTGTATACACAGCCAGCGTGAATGTAGAGGTGGAAGAGCCGCAGGTGGCCGTGCCCAATGCCTTTTCGCCCAACGGCGACGCCATGAACGACTTCTTCAATATTGCATTCGAGGGCAACCCCGGAAACCTCACCATCCTGGAGTTCAAGGTGTTCAACCGCTGGGGCCAGCTGGTCTACGACAATGAAAACCCAGGGCGCGGCTGGGACGGCACCTTCAACGGCAAGCCGCAACCTACGGAGGTGTATTTCTACATGATCTCCGTGGGGCTGGCCAACGGAGAGGCACATTCTGAGTCTCCTTTCCGGGGGGATGTGACGTTGTTGCGGTAA